Sequence from the Amphiprion ocellaris isolate individual 3 ecotype Okinawa chromosome 1, ASM2253959v1, whole genome shotgun sequence genome:
TACTGTGGTAGCTAAACAGTATTAACTCCGTTTGATCTGTTTCAACAGATGCATGTGTCTGCATGCATTTAGAGGACGCCTAAAGTCTTAACGGGGTAATAGGTGGTTGTTAGGATGCTTTAGGTGATTCACAGGCTGTTTCGAGAGgttttctgtgatgtttcagGACAGTTGTAGGGCGTTCCTCGGCGCTTGCAGGATTATATGCTTTTTGAGCAGATTGAAAAGGAGCTGACACCAGATAAAATCAAAAAACTGTATAATGCATGTACAAACTAGAGATGGTGagtgcacagacaaacacatctgTAACAATGAATCCTCAAAGCGAACTGACTGTAAGAAATCACTGTTGTCACTAACTGAATCCAAAACTCTTCAAAGGAGTTCCCCTCGCCAGTAGATAAGATTGTTCCCACCGACTGGAGCCCTACATAGAAATCACAGCCCTCTTATTCATTTAAGTGAAGCCAGACCAGTGATGCAACCAGGATGCTCATGTAAATACCATTTTTCTACAATTTAGCTTGTGATTGCTGCagtttgatataaaataatttccacTGTCAGAACTTTCCAGAGTTGTAAAACCCTGTCAGGCTATTCCAAATCTGTGTGCAGAGTTCAAGCATCTTTCAACACATTAATCTGTTGCTGGATTTCCTTAGACATCACACACCCCTTTTGACTGCAATGCTGGTTTCAGTCTGAATCCCTGCACAGAGGATAGATGTCAGCTCAGCTGTGATTCTTccctccatccattatctaaacaccgcttaatcctcattagggtcgggttggagtctatcccagctgacttgagcaaaggcaggggacacctggacaggtcaccagtctgtcacagggctacatatacaaacagtcacactcgcattcatacctacagacaatttagagttaccagttaacctcagcatggttttggactgtgggaggaaaccagtgTACCTGTAGAgtacatgcaaactccatgcagaaagatccaaggAAGgcggagatcttctagctgcaaggagaaagtgctaaccaccgagccactgagCAGCCCTCTGTGACTCTTGTGTTATTTAAATTctgcaaaacacacataaaataaacaggatgTGTTATCTCTGTCTCAAAATGAGAAGTGGCTGAGCTGTTAAACTCTGTACACACTGATAACTTCATGGTCTTTATGTTTATTAGGCGGGATCATGCAGAGGTAGGCAAGTAACAGGAACATCATACAACAAGGTGTGATGTCGGCTGGAATCAAGCTGTAAATGTGGCATGTGCCGTAACCATGAAGGCTATCAGGACATTTTAGCacagagctgcagcaaatctgaagtacctgtgtgtgtttgagtaaaATATCTAAGAGACTGAGAGATTATGTTATGGCTGACATCTGTAGCTTGCAATCGTGGGACGtataagcaacaaaaatgactaTAATCTATGGAAGATTAAAGTGCAACAAGCATGAACTCCAAAGACTGATTTCAGAAAGGAGCAGTTAAAACAGCAAATAGCACTGCAAACCGTGACACCAAAGCTTCATATAAGCAGAACATATCGTTTGGATGTTTAGTGGCTGATGAGTTGAAGGTGTTGAGGTCTTGTTTGGGCTGTGAGGTATTGATGATCAAGTGGTGCTGCAGGCTTCACTGTTCATCATCAGGTCATgaactgagagccagagaggtAATGAGACTCCTTCCAGATGTTGGTCTCTCCACAGTTGGTGGTTCTTCTCTTACACTGGCAGCAGTGCTTGTACTCTGCAAGCTTATCTACCAGGAGCTGACCAGCAGACCTGACCACAGCAAGACACGAGAAAACAGGGAAGACTGAATGTGCAGCAGGAATTTCTCAGCCATCTTTTAGGCATCTGAGTTTTAAGGGCTAAAATGGAGAACTTTAATCAAACAAATAGAATGTTCAGTCTTTAAATGCAAGATATCAATGCATGTCTCTATCTGCTGCCATTTGGGGAATATTGGGAGGTAATTTTCCAGTCAGAATGCAACAAAGTGacataattaaataaacacCAGTCAAACCTAAAACAGTGAAAAGCAATGGACAAAACATAAGCGACTGATCGATAAAGAAACCCTTTCGATTCCCTGTTCAGACAACGACATGCATACTGTTGTCCTTATGACGCATTCCTCGCCACAGATCACTTTCTTTTTTAGACTGGAATCCTTCCCCTTAATGCTGAGTTTCTTTTTCCTGGAACATCTGAAGTTTTTCTTGGATGCAttctatgttttttatttagtctTGGTTGCTCTAGCTCCATCCTTTCTGTTCAGTCCCTATTCTGCTCTGGCAAAGATCCATTACGACCTTATGTAAAACGCATCCCTATCAGTGTACTAGTGTGTCAGTGTCACTACAGACAAATTCAAACGCTGCTGATAGACTTAAGGATCAATATGTGGCATTTAAAATTGTTCGCATATGATTTGAATGAACTAAGATTCTCTCCTCATCATCCTTCACAGATCTGATGTTgtcatctgctgctgtttttcatcttttcacttGAGTGCAAGTTGAAGTGACATGACAGGTTATTTGGAAAGTCTGCACTTTCACATTTTGCTTTCATTGATTCGCCTACTGTTCTACCTCAACCAAgcatagaaaaatgaaaatggattAGAGTCCACCTGATGTACAAGCCTCTGTTTGGTTGTAGTGATGAGCCTACAGATAATTATCACCTCATTCTGTAGCTCCCTTTTGCTTTATGAAGCTTTAGGGTCAGATATTCTGcaactttactgtttttgttctctctgcTAGTGTATTTTTGCAATAGCAGGAAGCTGTCTTCAGTGACAACCCTACCTGCTAAGCACTAACCACAGTTAACAGATAATGCCAGATGGTTCCCTCCGGAGTTTGTAGAAACTAAAAGCAGGGTTAAAAGACAGTAAATTATGGATTTACCCTAACCAGGAGGCCAGAAACTCAACTCCAAGTGAATACTAGTGTTGCTTGTAAGTGCTTGGTGTGTAAATAAGCAGCTGTTTGTTTGCTCCAACAGCTTAGAAGGTTAAAGTCAATGTCAGCGATCACAACAGGTGCactgttgtgtgtgtggctgATTAACCAACTCATCAGCATCGTGTTTCCTGCTTGAGTTGATGGATAAATATAAAAGTAACGGTGAATCCTGATGCTGGTTTAAGGTGATTCTGCATCTACACACCTCAGAAAtcgtctctcctcttcctctcgcTTGTGTTTGAGCTTCGCACTGCGACTCCAGTCGTTTTCTAGCGACTTACTGATGTCCCGCTTCTTCTCAAAGCGATTAATGCGATCCAGAATTAACCTGGACAGAAAATATCCCATagtaacaaagaaaaacactcagtcTGCCACCTGTTTTCTCATATCTCCattggtttccatttttttcattgtcacCTTCATTTACTCACTCcattttgttgtgttgcagcatctctccttctttctccaaCTGTTGCTGGCGGTTTTGTAAttcctccttcttcctgtcAGTGGCAGCCCTGAAATTCACTTGGAAGAGCTGTCAGCACACAGAACATCACATCAATTTAACTGTGTAGTTTGAACTCCAGACATACAATGAAAACCCTCAGAGTATTTGTAGAACAACTATGATTGTATTACTGAAACGTAAAGGTTTACGGGATCTGCAGCAGTGATATAAAAACAGATGTGACCTTCTGGGCTCTTTCTCGGCTCTCTGTGTTGCTGGCTGCTGTCTTACAGCGACTGAACCTGGAGTTGTCCAGCAGGAACTCTGGAGGTTCTGTGCACTTCTTATCCTCCACCTAACGGAAAATCAAACAGGATAATTTCAGATCTAAAGATATTATTGAGTGTGCTGCGGATTATGAGATAAAAACTTGTGAAATCTGCCTTAAAGAAGTTTGCCTGGGCAGGCTGCCTGCTCTCAGGATGGGTTGTAGCTTCACAACTTTCACTGCTCTTCCTTTGACCTTTGGTAACCTGAACTACACAACAGCACATTTGGTCTTTAAATGTCATGTTGGATCTAGGAGTCTTCAGAAATCAGCAGCATCAGAAGGGAAAATGACATTATAAGACCTAAATTCCCATTATGTTAACCCAAATAAAACTAGAACTAATTAAAAAGTAGGTCGCATTTTATGATAGAATACATAAAATTGTGAGAAGTTACTGAGGAACAAATGGCAATGAATCCAAATTTTGATTATTAAGGATTAGTTAATGAGTCGTTCCTGAATAATTCTGGATTAGTTGCCAGAAGAGACGATCACTTTTCCTTTTCAGAGATACAACTGATTATTGCCAAATTATTCATTAATCAATCATTCATCAGTCATTCTCTGGTTACTGAGCATTATGTAATATATGGTCCTTGATTCACATGTCAGAGCTGCttatgaatgtttaattatcaggttgttaatatttagtttatttgtcattatttttgtgtaCCAAATATGTTTTATAGCAAAGCATTCACTATATTTTTCTCCATAAATGGTTGCAATGTTGGTAAAACTTGCAGAAACACGAGTAGAAATGGATGAATATTCACTGTGTAACATTATTGTTTGGgtctgtttatttttgagaattttccAAACTTACTTACAATATCGacttgaaatcatttttttcctaccCTTATCAGCACTGGTGGTCATTGCTCGTGCTGCTTTATGTCATATCTACGCTACCATGCAAGAACATcaaagtcattttcaacaacatCTTTTGCAGAATCTCAAGTTTAAAAGTCAGCTTTATGAAGTTTTTCCTTGCCTGAGTATCCAGAGCCCTCTTGTAATGCCTGGTTTTCTCCTGtttctgctggagctgctgagcCTTCTGCAAAGCTATCCTGAAACACCACAAGACAGTCTGGTTATCCCAGCAGATGATAACATAAAATGCATGAGCAGCACCAGTTACTCACTCCTGTATCAGCTGGACCTGGTCTAGACGCTCTATCAGAAGTCGGTTCTGCTGGTCTTCTGCTTCATGTTTCCGTCGGTTTCCTATCTGGCTCTGAAGATCGTTCATGTATCGATGCTGCTGAATCCTCCTGGGAGGTGTGAGGGGACGAGTTGGGAAGATGAATGAATTCTGAACACAACCCAGAGAAGACACTGAATTTTAACAAAGAGggaaacatgttatttttttaaaaattggcaaaatgaccagaagcagaaactattaaaagcacaaagaataatcagattttcaactttctgacagtctttgaactgctggtcttttcttcaggaaaacatattaaatcatgatttttgatcaaaaataaaattattctaTTCtctacatttaaaattttgccaaaataaaacttttacaagCAAATTcacaaacagatacaaaatgTGAGTAGTAagatatctacagtatgtaaagcagttttttcataGTTCTGGTAACACCTGTTGGCCTGAGTTATGATTTCAAGTTTCCTAATTTTTTGAAGGAGACATATGATCAGATAAATTTAACTCACATCTTTCTTTATTGTAGGATTTATGGCACAGATTTATGGCTAACACagatgacatttttgagttctttctagTTCTggccttgtttgtgttgtttccatagacgTTCAGCACCTACGATATTgcaattaaaaatgaaccaacagtgaGCAAAACTTTTCCCTGGACCTCCTTGGAATTGAGAAGTTTTCATAAAATTTCTTACATTGATGTTCTTTGTATTATGTGTTTTTCAGCCTTTCAatatattttcaccatttttcgtTTTTTTAGTGCCAGATTCTACTATTCTAGATTAATGTAGTGTTCACACTGATCACACTGATATCAGCCTCAGTGTTTACTGATCACTCTGTCAGTTGTATAAGAGATTTTTCAATTCGATTCAttccaaaaaaaacctttatttgTCCCCCTGGTGGTAATTTAGGGCACATGCGGCAGCTGGAtagaacagcagcaacaactgtacaatagcagcagcagccatgTGGTAGTTATAATAGGATCagtaaaattattttgaaaaattaaaaatggaatatgttgaaataaaaagaaagtaaaacatcctattatcaacaaataaattacaTACGGTGCTGAAATGGTTCAGAGGTGCAAAGTGACTACAGGAATTTAGCCGTATGGTGAAATGAGGAACAGAATTTGAGTATTTACATGAGGTGTAACTTAAGGTGCTGATGGACTGAACATAAATACGTTCAGTGCAAGTCCGTGATGTTTggaatatacagtatatgtatgGAATGTATATAGTTAGTGCTCATGCAAACCAAACCTCCTAATGTTGTTGCTTCACATCAACAGTGTTCAACATGTggcttttattgctttattgttAGCGCTAACCGTAATTAGTCATCAAATAGATTCTCATTAAAATCATGTGAGTTTGTCTGCAATGGAAACGGATACAACAGTtgctcttctcttttcttccaAGCTAGAAGGTCACTAAATGTTACTTTCGCTGTGAATTTTCACCTCACCTTACAATGCTCAATCACACCTGTTGTCAAACCAGCCAGGGAAATGAAATTATAAAGGTTACAGCCTTCCCATTCAGTCCTACTCACGGGATGCACACCACCGTCagtcttctctttcttctctgaCATTTGCAGATTGAATGTAGCAACCTGTTTTGCATGCTCTCGTTGTTCCTTCAGCTTTGCCTGCCAGAAAAAGCACACACCTTAAATCATCATGCTGcctaaaaaagcaaaacataaacagCATGACATCATACTTGGCATagtgaaaaaaattgtttttaaaaaaagctccCTTCCTTCGGTCTCTAAATCTATTGTTGTTCACGTTACAATCTGTTTTAGTGGGTGTTTTATTGAACCACAAAATCATTTTGGCAAAAACATTATTCAAGGCATTTaaagttcattttctgtttcaataTCCTGCATTTCCCATGCTTATTACCCACTGCTGTAAAGAGGATAAAGCTGTTTTTCAGCTTTCTGGCCccaaccagtctgaaaccaccCTTAACTCCTCAATTGCTGTTtttagtttgtaaaaaaaattattgacattttttttttctgtgtcaaGACATAatggtttttgttttgccttACTTCTGCCTGTGGTTGTGTGGAATCACAGTTCCTACATCCATGATTGCATTCTGATCTCATTTCTTGattacaaaaccacaaaaaaatccccagaGGACTCTCATATCACCTGAAATAATGTCAGTGGGTTTTAATGGTGtgtgaaaagtttaaaaataaaatattataaaggGGAATATCTATATAGTCAACGTTTTAAAGACTTTCAAGAAACTTTTTAAAGTATTAATATCCTCGTCTACTGGACCTACACAACCACAACGTGAGTGTTGGGATGATAGCATTGGTACGTCCATCAAACAGTTGGAGGTTGTTAGATTGTTGTGATTCACATTCATGTTCCCCAGAGGATGTTTCCCAATGACTTTGGTCATTCCGAGTTTTAATGTATCACCACCATCaggttgatatttttgttttttgttgaaatcTTTTGACAATGATTGCACGGATTGCTGTTTGGTTCAGAAATTTATATTCCCCTCAAGATGAACCACAGCAATGTTGAGCTAcgtatcaaaataaaagctgaagttGTTACATGGGGGTAAACTGACGTAAATTCAACCTGAAGCATCTTGTGAGGGAAGCAGCTCCTAAGATGCAGAGGTTTTGCATTTAGTTTTGTAATAACTACGTGTTTACACATGCATACTTCTGGTATTATGTTACTATGCTGCTCATGCAGGGTGTGTATATTGTTGCCTGGCAATGAAATCTAGTTGTCAATAcatttgaacacacacacacacacacacacacacacacacacacacacacacctgttctTCCTCCATATACTGCTGGTCTCTCTGTTGTTCTTTGAGCAGTAAGAGTTTCTCCTGAGCTTTCTCCgctgcctcctgctgctccCTCAGATAAACCGGAACATTTCTTTGGGCTCTCTGCATACAAAGGTAGCACAGCTCCTGCAGGGACAAGGCCACAGGAGGGTGACATGACTGATGACATGATATACAACAAATCATGATTTACTAATGCAACAATCGAGTGATCGGAATCAATTTCTTTATCCAATAAGCAACGATCTGCTGTGATCAATCTACATCATCATTTTTAGTGTCAAAGAATACTTATTTTACATTGAAATGTATGGAAGAGTTCAAAAATGTGAGCTGATCTAAATACAAATACAACTGTCTGGGTTAAATGTACATACGATGTCACCCATGTTAGTTACAGGCTCCTGAATTGAACTAAAATTTTGTGTTATTggcaattatcattttgttcTCCAAAGAAATGATCTAATATTATATTGTGACAAAACTTGTCATGAACATCAGCATTATCATTCATCTGTGATTATGTTCAACAAACCAACTGAATATTCACTCTCTCTTGAAATCCATCACaaactcctgagggaaatattagcttctttagctgctaaatattCCAGTGCAGTATTTTTACCATCTATTGGCTATCTTGGTGCTGAAGAAATTGTGtagactggatttttttttggcttttttggcttttttagcTGGAACCTGCTGCCTGCTCTGACTAAATAATGTCATGAGAGCAGTAAGAGTGAACTGAAACAGTGAGGTTGCACTCCATGACACGCCCACAGGGAAAGCAATAAAAGTTTACGTCTAGCATTGTCCAGGTGAGAGGCCCTGGGAGGTTTCATTCTCAACACCGTTAAACCCAGTTCCCTATCAATAACCGCCACTttcactaaataaataatactcaCCTGTCCAGCACGAGTGTGTCCAGAGCAGCTCGCATTAACAAGATGTTCCTCCAGTTTTGGAGGCACCACTTGTCTTGAGTTGGTGGGTCTGAAAGCAGAAGTAGATTCTTTACTACTTTATGCTGCACAACAAAGtaactttcttctctgtacATGTGGAGTTTGGTGATGTAAAGTGAGTTATTTAATCATGTAATTTTCTTGAGCATAAgaaatcatatttaaaatgtaagttgttttaattttgttatATTGGTGTTGTGTGTCGGCGTGGGCAATTCATTTTATGCAtcatttgacagattttaagAGGATGCCGTTTGGGTTGAAACAGAAAAGGATAGATTGACAgtaaacaaaatacataaaGTCAAATTCAGTTCAGTAAATTCAGTTAGTCAATGAGCTGGATACTCTTAACACCCTTTGACTTTGGCACAGGAGATCGGTGGTTCAAATCCCGGTCAGGGTGCAGTTGTCCAGTGAGGACCCTAAGGCAAGCTCCTTAGCACTGTTTGCCTAccttgtatctactctcagatgtatgtcgctttggataaaagcatctgctaaatgaaattgtagaattgttcGATTATAATCCAACTTAGTAGACTCTGTATTTTTGAATGAGAAAAGATAATTAACTTAATTGCCATAAATCAGTCAAGAAATGGTTTGTCTGAACAGCCTGTTTTGATATCATGTCCATATGGTGCATTTCATTTACTAGAAAAAACATCATGAGCTACAAAAGCAGTTAAAaccatgactgagcatttcaGTCTTGAAACTACAGTGTGGCAATGACTTGCAGGGTTGGACTTCTTGTGTCATTATTCTTTGTCAGTACTGGTTTCTACCATGTGCGGCTGAATTATTCCACTATTACAGCTTGCCATAGTGTAGCGTGTAGTAGTTTTACAGTCGTTGAGCAGaatgtaggtgagctggtgtgctccagctgcagcaaggGGGTTTTATAGATCTGTGTATTCAAGAGGATGCAGCAGAACTACATTTCAGCTATTTTAAGGCAGGAGGGGGATAATTTTCATAGTAACGCTGAAACATTTTGATACATTGTTAGAAGTTTAATCAAAGCCTGGACAGACTTTCCACTCTGAATGAGTATTTTCAGGGGGCTTTTACTATTCTTGAAGATAAAACAGAATAAGGGGCCCTAATTAGGAACACTGTCATCTGTAGTGACACTTTGTAGTGCAGATCTCAGTCGAACgcaagataaagaaaaataacagagGTTGTTAAAAGCTACAGGAATGATCCTCCTTCTTATTCTCTTTCCTGTATTAGATGCAGGATCATGAGAAATTTCTCATGTTTACAATTTATCCAGATTACAGGTGTGTGTGATTGACCTTTGACATACAGGTAAAGTCATTTTGACTTGTTACAGTCAAGTTGGAGGAAGTGCCCAGGGATCTGACTTAAATAAAAGTTCATGTTGCTCTGTGTATTAGAAGtctaaaaaaagtttttttttcttaagattTGATATGTTAACTCAATAAGGTCTCAGTTTTGTGTTAACTCAGCTTATTTTCACTGACCCCAAGTAGCCCAAAAGGTATTATTGCTGCTTTGTGACCCTTTTACACGAGGTGCAGTGTGCACTGTTTGGGTGGAGTtttcaaaatttcaggcagGACAATGTCACCTCATTCTTTTAAGTGAGAAGCTACCATTTAGTTGCAAACATCTCAACAACTGAGATGCCCTATCTGTTGGCTGTGAGGGCACACATCAAAGCGTGTTGTTTAATATAGCTGAACTTTGGGTGCATGAGCTTGCCAGCTAGAGCAATGTTTTGTGGCGCAACCCACTAAAATGAATGGGTTTCAGAGAGCAGTGGTGCCGTTATTGCGTCCTGTGTGAAAGCTACTTAAGGCCTGATCACACCAGAGTGCAAACGCTTGCTAATGTAGAAGCGTTGTACTCGCAGGGCTAGTTAGTGAGCAACTACAACAGGCTAAGCTGAGACAATACCAGGTGAAGAACATGCATTTGTCCATCAGTAGCTCTCTGGTTACATGTGAACTTAATAAGGTGTCAGTTTTGTGTTAACTCAGCTCATTTTCACAGAAACCCTGTAGTGGTCAAAGAGATATTATTGCTGCTTGATGACCCTTTTACACGAGGTCCAGTGTGTGCGAATGTGTGGAAGCTGACGGTGCATGGAGGTGACAACAGAAGAGGAATCTGTCCCACAGCTAGTTGTGCATCATTGATGGAGCTGGAAGCAGCCTCGGGCCAGTAACAATATAAGACCACCACTGAGCTCTCAGCTGTCACTGACTCATACACCTGCAAACAACAGGCCCAGTGCACTGCAAACTGAACCCCTCCAtccagtgtgtgtttgcctgtctgtgtgttttttgtatctctgtgtgtaGAGTACTTGTCTGTGGCCTCCATAGGGGGTTTTGGATTTAGTTCTTCAGTTAGGCTGACAGCTTTCATCTTGGCGGGCTGCAGTGTCTGATGGGATTTAGACTCTCTCTGTTGGGGAACTCCTGTAGAGACACACAACACTCTAAGTAGGTGAACTGCTATTAAACATCGCTGCTCTTACCTCAGTCTGCATAACAGCAGCTTCAAATCTAATATTAGTGAGTCATTCTGTACTCCATAGCATCTCTGTCATCTCCAAACCCCATTAATTCTGTTTTTGATAGAGATCAGTTTCAGTGACCTGTTGATACTGTAAAATGCCTGGGCCCATTCATCTCTAACAAGTCACCTCTCTGgtcttttatttttagcagTGACCCATTTATTCTTGAGCATTACAATGctgcaaatgaaagaaaaaggctTGAGTGATTTTGTGTAACATGAGGACAAGGGCTCCTCCTCTAACTGCTGGTTTAACCAGTTTATCCTCACTGCAGCTTAAAGGAGTAGCTTGGAAAATATCATGCATACTGACTTACCAGTGCAATAAATATGAAGCTATAGCAAGaaaacagttagcttagcataaaggctggAAACAGATGCTTGagaaatttgaattaaaatgatCTATCTAGatgatgaatgaataaaatcacaaatatttatacattttagaaGGTGCTGGTTTTGTATTTGGATGATTTTGTCTGATGACCTCTATCCTATCCTGGTTCATTTTCTTGCTCAGAATGTTCTTTTACACATTACAGTAAGTGTGATCAATCTGCATATAGCCAAGGCAATGAGTC
This genomic interval carries:
- the LOC111566431 gene encoding coiled-coil domain-containing protein 81 isoform X2: MTDVLRLLSEEDRRTLPVLPQLSKDDIDCIWADVSSYIERQMTLLKGVNLPGLGTFTFSQQKLDIGNKITVIQRPIFVLAGKLLQSLGLKQARPLAAATHLPVVQLNFAAVSQETPFSRDVVEGCIRETLLLLFKALASDKNVFLTFAGIGVLSFKNNKVQMKFNRDFINAMDGTGRLLLALNNRHGSSVSLLSGGLSRLQRPQTANFITLPTVCSPQSHNKAGDKDGRCLSPAPDQRNAGGVPQQRESKSHQTLQPAKMKAVSLTEELNPKPPMEATDKPTNSRQVVPPKLEEHLVNASCSGHTRAGQELCYLCMQRAQRNVPVYLREQQEAAEKAQEKLLLLKEQQRDQQYMEEEQAKLKEQREHAKQVATFNLQMSEKKEKTDGGVHPNSFIFPTRPLTPPRRIQQHRYMNDLQSQIGNRRKHEAEDQQNRLLIERLDQVQLIQEIALQKAQQLQQKQEKTRHYKRALDTQVEDKKCTEPPEFLLDNSRFSRCKTAASNTESRERAQKLFQVNFRAATDRKKEELQNRQQQLEKEGEMLQHNKMELILDRINRFEKKRDISKSLENDWSRSAKLKHKREEEERRFLRSAGQLLVDKLAEYKHCCQCKRRTTNCGETNIWKESHYLSGSQFMT
- the LOC111566431 gene encoding coiled-coil domain-containing protein 81 isoform X1; this translates as MTDVLRLLSEEDRRTLPVLPQLSKDDIDCIWADVSSYIERQMTLLKGVNLPGLGTFTFSQQKLDIGNKITVIQRPIFVLAGKLLQSLGLKQARPLAAATHLPVVQLNFAAVSQETPFSRDVVEGCIRETLLLLFKALASDKNVFLTFAGIGVLSFKNNKVQMKFNRDFINAMDGTGRLLLALNNRHGSSVSLLSGGLSRLQRPQTANFITLPTVCSPQSHNKAGDKDGRCLSPAPDQRNAGGVPQQRESKSHQTLQPAKMKAVSLTEELNPKPPMEATDKPTNSRQVVPPKLEEHLVNASCSGHTRAGQELCYLCMQRAQRNVPVYLREQQEAAEKAQEKLLLLKEQQRDQQYMEEEQAKLKEQREHAKQVATFNLQMSEKKEKTDGGVHPVSRTEWEGCNLYNFISLAGLTTGVIEHCKNSFIFPTRPLTPPRRIQQHRYMNDLQSQIGNRRKHEAEDQQNRLLIERLDQVQLIQEIALQKAQQLQQKQEKTRHYKRALDTQVEDKKCTEPPEFLLDNSRFSRCKTAASNTESRERAQKLFQVNFRAATDRKKEELQNRQQQLEKEGEMLQHNKMELILDRINRFEKKRDISKSLENDWSRSAKLKHKREEEERRFLRSAGQLLVDKLAEYKHCCQCKRRTTNCGETNIWKESHYLSGSQFMT